A genomic region of Phragmites australis chromosome 2, lpPhrAust1.1, whole genome shotgun sequence contains the following coding sequences:
- the LOC133906223 gene encoding F-box/FBD/LRR-repeat protein At1g13570-like isoform X1 encodes MAGEAGGRRHMWTVGSGDPTATNSGSGQVRYRQILCKWFKGLETENCKRELMQPCRSVGLSAQNLDCFIHPHTSNFLRPSLPLLPRLPHPNSSSHSAASAAQTASATMDENLAAVLYYLPPPAVSTIAYLSSSSPSPDDGEEDRIGRLPDATLRNIVSRLPTKDAARTTALSSRWRRLWASTPLVLDDDAGGLSPAAAAAALAYHPGPVRSARLASSQDHEAVASVFASLAGKDVADLLVVVNGSWPVEWRVPSDVLGCAALCRLWIGLCQFPDTSGQAPVLLSLQELGIVHSSVQDRDLHAVIPRCPELQTFALVLSQDYPRYVHFWSGSLQCVVLWKSMLREVHLDDTPKLDRLLVEPIADATTHIKIIKAPKLKVLGYFDVGLHQLKIGNTVIKLGTKVNPNTMVRTLRTLALKVQFGVEDQVKFVPLLLKCFPCLETLYITSIPSESPVNVDLELWDQVGFTECVYSHLKKLVLEAVRGEDCELAFAKFIMERAQMLEDMHILVDGSCSRDVVLSRLSSEGCVSADARIVVERHDGTAWGFQRAIDLLQSDPFGC; translated from the exons ATGGCAGGAGAAGCTGGAGGTAGAAGACACATGTGGACCGTTGGATCCGGCGATCCAACGGCCACAAATTCGGGTTCTGGGCAGGTGCGCTATAGACAAATCCTTTGCAAATGGTTCAAGGGGCTTGAGACAGAGAATTGCAAGAGAGAACTGATGCAGCCATGCAGGTCCGTCGGATTGTCGGCCCAGAATCTAGATTGCTTCATTCACCCTCACACATCCAATTTCCTCCGGCCCAGCCTTCCACTCCTTCCCCGCTTGCCCCACCCGAACAGCTCTTCCCattccgccgcctccgccgcgcaAACCGCCAGCGCAACCATGGACGAGAACCTCGCCGCTGTCCTCTACTACCTCCCGCCCCCCGCCGTCTCGACCATCGCctacctctcctcctcctccccctccccagacgacggcgaggaggaccGCATCGGCCGCCTCCCCGACGCGACCCTCCGGAACATCGTCTCCCGCCTCCCCACCAAGGACGCTGCCCGCACCACCGCGCTCTCCTCCCGCTGGCGTCGCCTCTGGGCCTCCACCCCGCTCGTCCTCGACGACGACGCCGGCGGgctctcccccgccgccgccgccgccgcgctcgcctACCACCCGGGCCCCGTCCGCTCGGCGCGCCTTGCCTCCTCGCAGGACCACGAAGCCGTCGCCTCCGTGTTCGCCTCCCTCGCTGGCAAGGATGTCGCAGACCTCCTCGTGGTGGTCAACGGCTCCTGGCCCGTTGAGTGGCGCGTCCCCTCCGATGTCCTTGGTTGCGCCGCGCTCTGCCGCCTCTGGATCGGCCTCTGCCAGTTCCCGGACACGTCCGGCCAAGCTCCGGTGCTCTTGAGCCTGCAGGAGCTCGGCATTGTCCACTCCTCCGTGCAGGACCGTGACCTCCACGCCGTGATCCCGCGCTGCCCCGAGCTCCAGACTTTCGCCCTCGTGCTCTCGCAGGACTACCCGAGGTATGTTCACTTCTGGTCGGGGAGTCTCCAGTGCGTGGTGCTGTGGAAGTCGATGCTCAGAGAGGTGCACCTTGATGACACCCCCAAGTTGGACCGGCTGCTGGTGGAGCCGATCGCTGATGCCACCACGCACATCAAGATCATTAAAGCACCAAAGCTGAAGGTTCTTGGTTACTTTGATGTTGGACTGCATCAGCTCAAGATCGGTAACACTGTCATCAAG CTTGGGACAAAGGTGAATCCAAACACAATGGTTCGAACGCTCAGGACATTGGCGTTGAAAGTGCAGTTTGGAGTGGAGGATCAAGTGAAGTTCGTGCCTCTCTTGCTTAAATGCTTCCCATGCCTAGAGACATTGTATATCACG TCAATTCCTTCTGAATCACCAGTCAATGTTGACTTAGAATTATGGGATCAAGTTGGCTTCACAGAATGTGTATATTCGCATCTCAAGAAGTTGGTGTTAGAAGCTGTGCGAGGCGAGGATTGTGAGTTGGCATTTGCAAAGTTCATCATGGAAAGAGCTCAAATGTTGGAGGACATGCACATTTTAGTGGATGGCAGTTGTTCCAGAGATGTTGTGCTAAGTCGTTTATCTTCCGAAGGGTGTGTATCTGCAGATGCTAGAATTGTGGTGGAGAGGCATGATGGGACTGCGTGGGGCTTCCAGAGAGCCATCGACTTGTTGCAGAGTGACCCATTTGGTTGCTGA
- the LOC133906223 gene encoding uncharacterized protein LOC133906223 isoform X2, whose translation MAGEAGGRRHMWTVGSGDPTATNSGSGQVRYRQILCKWFKGLETENCKRELMQPCRSVGLSAQNLDCFIHPHTSNFLRPSLPLLPRLPHPNSSSHSAASAAQTASATMDENLAAVLYYLPPPAVSTIAYLSSSSPSPDDGEEDRIGRLPDATLRNIVSRLPTKDAARTTALSSRWRRLWASTPLVLDDDAGGLSPAAAAAALAYHPGPVRSARLASSQDHEAVASVFASLAGKDVADLLVVVNGSWPVEWRVPSDVLGCAALCRLWIGLCQFPDTSGQAPVLLSLQELGIVHSSVQDRDLHAVIPRCPELQTFALVLSQDYPRYVHFWSGSLQCVVLWKSMLREVHLDDTPKLDRLLVEPIADATTHIKIIKAPKLKVLGYFDVGLHQLKIGNTVIKLGTKVNPNTMVRTLRTLALKVQFGVEDQVKFVPLLLKCFPCLETLYITLASQNVYIRISRSWC comes from the exons ATGGCAGGAGAAGCTGGAGGTAGAAGACACATGTGGACCGTTGGATCCGGCGATCCAACGGCCACAAATTCGGGTTCTGGGCAGGTGCGCTATAGACAAATCCTTTGCAAATGGTTCAAGGGGCTTGAGACAGAGAATTGCAAGAGAGAACTGATGCAGCCATGCAGGTCCGTCGGATTGTCGGCCCAGAATCTAGATTGCTTCATTCACCCTCACACATCCAATTTCCTCCGGCCCAGCCTTCCACTCCTTCCCCGCTTGCCCCACCCGAACAGCTCTTCCCattccgccgcctccgccgcgcaAACCGCCAGCGCAACCATGGACGAGAACCTCGCCGCTGTCCTCTACTACCTCCCGCCCCCCGCCGTCTCGACCATCGCctacctctcctcctcctccccctccccagacgacggcgaggaggaccGCATCGGCCGCCTCCCCGACGCGACCCTCCGGAACATCGTCTCCCGCCTCCCCACCAAGGACGCTGCCCGCACCACCGCGCTCTCCTCCCGCTGGCGTCGCCTCTGGGCCTCCACCCCGCTCGTCCTCGACGACGACGCCGGCGGgctctcccccgccgccgccgccgccgcgctcgcctACCACCCGGGCCCCGTCCGCTCGGCGCGCCTTGCCTCCTCGCAGGACCACGAAGCCGTCGCCTCCGTGTTCGCCTCCCTCGCTGGCAAGGATGTCGCAGACCTCCTCGTGGTGGTCAACGGCTCCTGGCCCGTTGAGTGGCGCGTCCCCTCCGATGTCCTTGGTTGCGCCGCGCTCTGCCGCCTCTGGATCGGCCTCTGCCAGTTCCCGGACACGTCCGGCCAAGCTCCGGTGCTCTTGAGCCTGCAGGAGCTCGGCATTGTCCACTCCTCCGTGCAGGACCGTGACCTCCACGCCGTGATCCCGCGCTGCCCCGAGCTCCAGACTTTCGCCCTCGTGCTCTCGCAGGACTACCCGAGGTATGTTCACTTCTGGTCGGGGAGTCTCCAGTGCGTGGTGCTGTGGAAGTCGATGCTCAGAGAGGTGCACCTTGATGACACCCCCAAGTTGGACCGGCTGCTGGTGGAGCCGATCGCTGATGCCACCACGCACATCAAGATCATTAAAGCACCAAAGCTGAAGGTTCTTGGTTACTTTGATGTTGGACTGCATCAGCTCAAGATCGGTAACACTGTCATCAAG CTTGGGACAAAGGTGAATCCAAACACAATGGTTCGAACGCTCAGGACATTGGCGTTGAAAGTGCAGTTTGGAGTGGAGGATCAAGTGAAGTTCGTGCCTCTCTTGCTTAAATGCTTCCCATGCCTAGAGACATTGTATATCACG TTGGCTTCACAGAATGTGTATATTCGCATCTCAAGAAGTTGGTGTTAG
- the LOC133904665 gene encoding amino acid transporter AVT1I-like, with the protein MAAAQESPLDKPFLVPGKDEEQQHGGDDGDVTNMEAQLLLPRDSGASSFSRSCLNLSNVISGVGMLSVPYALAQGGWLSLALFALVGAVCYYTGELIARCMRADGDAVKSYPDIGQLAFGRPGRKAIGAVMYAELYLVAISFLILEGDSLNKLLPGASVGLPGGYVFRGKQLFTLVAAVVILPTTWLRDLSVLAYVSAVGLVSSAALTASLVWAGVAEHGLHAKGGNVVNLAGLPTSLSLYFVCFAGHGVFPTVYSSMRNKGDFTKVLLVSSVLCSLNYALTAVLGYLIYGDDVQSLVTLNLPSGKVYTRIAILTTLITPLAKYALVIQPVTTAIEEKLSLAGQRCLTRAVISTTVLVSTVVVACTVPFFGYLMSFIGSSLNVTVAVLFPCLSYLRIYMPRGGVRRAEVAAIVGILVIGACVAVVGTYTSLHQIVSTF; encoded by the exons ATGGCGGCAGCGCAGGAGAGCCCTCTCGATAAGCCCTTCCTCGTTCCGGGCAAAGACGAGGAGCAACAGCACGGTGGCGACGACGGCGATGTCACGAACATGGAGGCGCAGCTCCTCCTTCCGCGCGACTCGGGAGCCAGCTCGTTCTCCCGAAGCTGCCTCAACCTCAGCAACGTGATATCAG GTGTTGGGATGCTGTCCGTGCCGTACGCACTGGCGCAGGGCGGCTGGCTCAGCCTAGCGCTCTTCGCCCTCGTCGGCGCCGTCTGCTACTACACCGGTGAGCTCATCGCCCGCTGCATGCGCGCCGACGGCGACGCCGTCAAGAGCTACCCCGACATCGGCCAGCTTGCCTTCGGCCGCCCCGGCCGGAAGGCGATCGGCGCCGTCATGTACGCCGAGCTCTACCTCGTCGCCATCAGCTTCCTCATCCTTGAGGGAGACAGCCTCAATAAGCTCTTACCCGGCGCGAGCGTCGGTCTGCCCGGCGGCTACGTCTTTCGAGGGAAGCAGCTCTTCACTCTCGTAGCGGCCGTCGTCATACTCCCGACGACCTGGCTCAGGGACCTCAGCGTGCTCGCGTACGTGTCGGCGGTCGGGCTCGTCTCGTCCGCGGCCCTGACGGCGTCCTTGGTGTGGGCCGGCGTGGCCGAGCACGGCCTCCACGCCAAGGGCGGCAACGTCGTCAAcctggccggcctgccgacctCCCTTAGCTTGTACTTCGTCTGCTTCGCCGGCCACGGCGTCTTCCCGACGGTGTACTCGTCGATGAGGAACAAGGGAGACTTCACAAAG GTTCTGCTGGTCTCCTCCGTGCTCTGCAGCCTGAACTACGCACTGACGGCGGTTCTAGGGTACTTGATTTACGGGGATGACGTGCAGTCATTGGTGACACTGAACCTCCCCTCTGGAAAGGTGTACACTCGGATCGCGATCCTGACAACCCTGATCACCCCGCTTGCCAAGTACGCGCTCGTCATCCAGCCCGTCACGACGGCGATCGAGGAGAAGCTATCGCTCGCCGGTCAGCGGTGCCTGACCAGGGCGGTCATCAGCACCACCGTTCTCGTCAGCACGGTGGTGGTGGCGTGCACGGTGCCCTTCTTCGGCTACCTCATGTCGTTCATCGGGTCCTCGCTCAACGTCACGGTCGCCGTCCTGTTCCCGTGCCTGAGCTACCTCAGGATCTACATGCCCAGAGGAGGAGTTCGCCGTGCCGAGGTCGCGGCGATCGTCGGTATACTGGTGATCGGAGCGTGCGTCGCCGTCGTAGGCACATACACCTCCCTGCACCAGATTGTAAGCACATTTTGA